In Halopseudomonas nanhaiensis, a single window of DNA contains:
- the flgB gene encoding flagellar basal body rod protein FlgB — MSLSFDRALGLHEKALSFRADRAEVIANNIANADTPNYKARDLDFASVLEAQQAGGAEPFKAQRTHGGHIAMEGFIDQAAGLRYRTASQPSIDGNSVDTQVEQARYAQNAIDFQASFTFLNSKFKGLMTAIRGD; from the coding sequence ATGAGTTTGAGTTTCGATCGAGCGTTGGGCCTGCATGAAAAGGCGCTGTCCTTTCGTGCCGACCGCGCGGAAGTCATCGCCAACAATATCGCCAACGCCGATACGCCCAACTACAAGGCGCGAGACCTCGACTTCGCTAGCGTGCTCGAGGCCCAGCAAGCCGGAGGCGCAGAGCCGTTCAAGGCCCAGCGCACCCATGGCGGACATATCGCGATGGAAGGTTTCATCGACCAGGCTGCCGGTCTGCGTTACCGCACCGCTTCGCAGCCCTCGATTGACGGCAATAGCGTGGACACCCAGGTGGAACAGGCCAGGTACGCACAGAACGCCATCGACTTCCAGGCCAGCTTTACCTTCCTCAATAGCAAGTTCAAGGGCCTGATGACGGCCATAAGAGGAGACTGA
- the flgC gene encoding flagellar basal body rod protein FlgC, which yields MSLTQVFNIAGSGMSAQSLRLNTVASNIANAETVSSSIDETYRARNPVFATVLSEQQGLGGSLFQSEGEAGQGVQVLGVVESDAELQARYEPDHPMANEEGYVFYPNVNVVEEMANMMSASRAYQTNVEIMNTAKTMLQRVLTLGQ from the coding sequence ATGTCCCTGACCCAGGTTTTCAACATCGCCGGATCCGGCATGAGTGCCCAGTCCCTGCGGTTGAACACGGTGGCCAGCAACATTGCCAACGCCGAAACGGTGTCGAGCAGCATCGATGAAACCTATCGCGCTCGCAATCCGGTATTTGCCACCGTCCTCAGCGAGCAGCAAGGGCTTGGCGGCTCGCTGTTCCAGTCCGAAGGCGAGGCCGGTCAGGGCGTGCAGGTGCTCGGTGTCGTCGAATCGGACGCCGAATTGCAGGCGCGCTACGAACCTGACCACCCCATGGCGAACGAGGAAGGCTATGTGTTCTATCCGAACGTCAACGTCGTCGAGGAGATGGCCAACATGATGTCAGCCTCGCGCGCCTACCAGACCAACGTTGAAATCATGAACACCGCCAAGACCATGCTGCAGCGCGTGCTGACGCTGGGCCAGTAA